A portion of the Equus quagga isolate Etosha38 chromosome 17, UCLA_HA_Equagga_1.0, whole genome shotgun sequence genome contains these proteins:
- the LOC124228736 gene encoding translation initiation factor IF-2 has translation MPQGEGSHSARGGALGLGAGRGTEAGGPSELVPVEGGAPGLGAGLGPVGGGAWPLEEELEQEEGGVPGLETEGDGAQTLGAGLQPVSGVATGQERGSSSVEGGAPGQGAEPRPLKGGAKEPSEGVGPGNGPGRPRGGGLRGGRAWGRGRPRTPPGEVVWVERARRSPDAGPVWVPRRPPRAQSWGGAPGGGSGPAWGVPPEDRGSPEPSSGDVWVPRSRPPAAAAEVWVCWAGGNWVWREWGRPVGATAVQSDRVWTLRKGTGGN, from the coding sequence ATGCCGCAGGGGGAGGGTTCTCACTCCGCACGGGGCGGGGCCCTGGGACTCGGGGCGGGACGTGGAACGGAGGCGGGTGGGCCCTCTGAGCTGGTGCCAGTGGAAGGCGGAGCtccggggctgggggcggggctagggccggtggggggcggggcctggcccttggaggaggagctggaacaggagGAAGGCGGAGTCCCGGGTTTGGAGACCGAGGGGGACGGAGCCCAGACGCTGGGGGCGGGGCTTCAGCCGGTGAGTGGCGTGGCTACGGGTCAGGAAAGGGGGTCTAGTTCTGTCGAGGGCGGGGCTCCAGGGCAGGGGGCGGAACCACGCCCCCTAAAAGGCGGGGCCAAGGAGCCCAGTGAAGGGGTAGGTCCAGGTAATGGCCCTGGACGTCCACGCGGGGGCGGTCTCCGTGGTGGCCGGGCCTGGGGCCGCGGTAGGCCGAGAACTCCCCCGGGAGAGGTGGTGTGGGTGGAGCGGGCTCGGCGATCACCCGACGCGGGGCCAGTCTGGGTGCCCCGCAGACCCCCGAGGGCTCAGAGCTGGGGCGGCGCCCCGGGCGGAGGCTCAGGGCCGGCCTGGGGGGTACCCCCGGAGGACCGGGGCTCCCCTGAGCCGTCTAGCGGCGATGTGTGGGTGCCTCGGAGCCGGCCCCCTGCAGCGGCCGCAGAGGTGTGGGTGTGCTGGGCGGGGGGCAACTGGGTGTGGCGTGAGTGGGGTCGCCCAGTCGGGGCAACTGCTGTGCAGTCAGATAGGGTCTGGACTTTGCGTAAAGGGACGGGTGGGAATTGA
- the VEGFB gene encoding vascular endothelial growth factor B isoform X1 yields MSPLLRRLLLAALLQLAPAQAPVSQPDAAGHQKKVMSWIDVYARATCQPREVVVPLTVELMGTVAKQLVPSCVTVQRCGGCCPDDGLECVPTGQHQVRMQILMIRYPSSQLGEMSLEEHSQCECRPKKKESAVKPDRASTPHHRPQPRSVPGWDSAPGAPSPADITHPTPVPGPSAHAAPSAASALTPGPVTAAADAAASSVAKGGA; encoded by the exons ATGAGCCCCCTGCTCCGCCGGCTGCTGCTCGCCGCGCTGCTGCAGCTGGCCCCCGCCCAG GCCCCAGTCTCTCAGCCTGATGCCGCTGGCCACCAGAAGAAAG TGATGTCATGGATAGATGTGTATGCTCGTGCCACCTGCCAGCCGCGGGAGGTGGTGGTGCCCCTGACTGTGGAGCTCATGGGCACTGTGGCCAAGCAACTGGTGCCCAGCTGCGTGACTGTGCAGCGCTGCGGCGGCTGCTGCCCTGACGACGGCCTGGAGTGCGTGCCCACTGGGCAGCACCAAGTCCGGATGCAG ATCCTCATGATCCGGTACCCGAGCAGCCAGCTGGGGGAGATGTCTCTGGAAGAACACAGCCAATGTGAATGCAG accaaaaaaaaaagagagtgctGTGAAGCCGGACAG GGCTTCCACTCCCCACCACCGTCCCCAGCCCCGCTCTGTTCCGGGCTGGGACTCTGCCCCCGGAGCACCCTCCCCAGCTGACATCACCCATCCCACTCCAgtcccaggcccctctgcccACGCTGCACCCAGCGCCGCCAGCGCCCTGACCCCCGGACCTGTCACTGCCGCTGCCGACGCCGCAGCTTCCTCCGTTGCCAAGGGTGGGGCTTAG
- the DNAJC4 gene encoding dnaJ homolog subfamily C member 4 isoform X1, translated as MLPLLPLRLCRPWPRSPPARLLATAARQRSGQSNYYELLGVHPGASAEEVKRAFFSKSKELHPDRDPGNPSLHCRFVELSEAYQVLSREQSRRSYDHQLRSATPPKSPGATAHPRSAHQAHSSSWAPPNAQYWAQFHGGRPQGPELRQQQRKHNQRVLGYCLLIMLAGMGLHYAAFRKLEQVHRSFMDEKDRIITAIYNDTRARARANRARLQQEYRQRQQLQPPPGPPPGPGIAPPSTSP; from the exons atgctgcccctgctgcccctgcGCCTGTGCCGGCCGTGGCCCCGCAGCCCTCCCGCCCGGCTCCTCGCCACGGCCGCCCGGCAGCG GTCTGGCCAGAGTAACTACTATGAACTGTTGGGGGTGCACCCGGGTGCCAGCGCTGAAGAAGTTAAACGAGCTTTCTTCTCCAAGTCCAAAGAG ctgcacccTGACCGGGACCCCGGGAACCCATCCCTGCACTGCCGCTTTGTGGAGCTGAGCGAGGCATACCAGGTGCTCAGCCGCGAGCAGAGCCGCCGCAGCTACGACCACCAGCTCCGCTCAGCAACTCCCCCAAAGTCTCCAGGAGCCACAGCCCATCCCAGGTCTGCTCATCAAGCACACAG cAGCTCCTGGGCACCCCCCAATGCACAATACTGGGCCCAATTTCATGGCGGGAGGCCTCAGGGACCAGAGTTGAGGCAGCAACAGCGGAAACACAACCAGCGCGTGCTGGGGTACTGCCTCCTGATCATGCTGGCAGGCATGGGCCTGCACTACGCTGCCTTCAG GAAGCTGGAGCAGGTGCACCGTAGCTTCATGGATGAAAAGGATCGGATCATCACGGCCATCTACAATGACACGCGGGCCCGGGCCAG GGCCAACAGAGCCAGGCTCCAGCAGGAGTACcggcagaggcagcagctgcagccGCCACCTGGGCCTCCCCCAGGCCCGGGGATCGCGCCCCCGAGCACCAGCCCCTGA
- the DNAJC4 gene encoding dnaJ homolog subfamily C member 4 isoform X3: protein MLPLLPLRLCRPWPRSPPARLLATAARQRSGQSNYYELLGVHPGASAEEVKRAFFSKSKELHPDRDPGNPSLHCRFVELSEAYQVLSREQSRRSYDHQLRSATPPKSPGATAHPSSSWAPPNAQYWAQFHGGRPQGPELRQQQRKHNQRVLGYCLLIMLAGMGLHYAAFRKLEQVHRSFMDEKDRIITAIYNDTRARARANRARLQQEYRQRQQLQPPPGPPPGPGIAPPSTSP from the exons atgctgcccctgctgcccctgcGCCTGTGCCGGCCGTGGCCCCGCAGCCCTCCCGCCCGGCTCCTCGCCACGGCCGCCCGGCAGCG GTCTGGCCAGAGTAACTACTATGAACTGTTGGGGGTGCACCCGGGTGCCAGCGCTGAAGAAGTTAAACGAGCTTTCTTCTCCAAGTCCAAAGAG ctgcacccTGACCGGGACCCCGGGAACCCATCCCTGCACTGCCGCTTTGTGGAGCTGAGCGAGGCATACCAGGTGCTCAGCCGCGAGCAGAGCCGCCGCAGCTACGACCACCAGCTCCGCTCAGCAACTCCCCCAAAGTCTCCAGGAGCCACAGCCCATCCCAG cAGCTCCTGGGCACCCCCCAATGCACAATACTGGGCCCAATTTCATGGCGGGAGGCCTCAGGGACCAGAGTTGAGGCAGCAACAGCGGAAACACAACCAGCGCGTGCTGGGGTACTGCCTCCTGATCATGCTGGCAGGCATGGGCCTGCACTACGCTGCCTTCAG GAAGCTGGAGCAGGTGCACCGTAGCTTCATGGATGAAAAGGATCGGATCATCACGGCCATCTACAATGACACGCGGGCCCGGGCCAG GGCCAACAGAGCCAGGCTCCAGCAGGAGTACcggcagaggcagcagctgcagccGCCACCTGGGCCTCCCCCAGGCCCGGGGATCGCGCCCCCGAGCACCAGCCCCTGA
- the DNAJC4 gene encoding dnaJ homolog subfamily C member 4 isoform X4: MLPLLPLRLCRPWPRSPPARLLATAARQRSGQSNYYELLGVHPGASAEEVKRAFFSKSKELHPDRDPGNPSLHCRFVELSEAYQVLSREQSRRSYDHQLRSATPPKSPGATAHPSSWAPPNAQYWAQFHGGRPQGPELRQQQRKHNQRVLGYCLLIMLAGMGLHYAAFRKLEQVHRSFMDEKDRIITAIYNDTRARARANRARLQQEYRQRQQLQPPPGPPPGPGIAPPSTSP; encoded by the exons atgctgcccctgctgcccctgcGCCTGTGCCGGCCGTGGCCCCGCAGCCCTCCCGCCCGGCTCCTCGCCACGGCCGCCCGGCAGCG GTCTGGCCAGAGTAACTACTATGAACTGTTGGGGGTGCACCCGGGTGCCAGCGCTGAAGAAGTTAAACGAGCTTTCTTCTCCAAGTCCAAAGAG ctgcacccTGACCGGGACCCCGGGAACCCATCCCTGCACTGCCGCTTTGTGGAGCTGAGCGAGGCATACCAGGTGCTCAGCCGCGAGCAGAGCCGCCGCAGCTACGACCACCAGCTCCGCTCAGCAACTCCCCCAAAGTCTCCAGGAGCCACAGCCCATCCCAG CTCCTGGGCACCCCCCAATGCACAATACTGGGCCCAATTTCATGGCGGGAGGCCTCAGGGACCAGAGTTGAGGCAGCAACAGCGGAAACACAACCAGCGCGTGCTGGGGTACTGCCTCCTGATCATGCTGGCAGGCATGGGCCTGCACTACGCTGCCTTCAG GAAGCTGGAGCAGGTGCACCGTAGCTTCATGGATGAAAAGGATCGGATCATCACGGCCATCTACAATGACACGCGGGCCCGGGCCAG GGCCAACAGAGCCAGGCTCCAGCAGGAGTACcggcagaggcagcagctgcagccGCCACCTGGGCCTCCCCCAGGCCCGGGGATCGCGCCCCCGAGCACCAGCCCCTGA
- the NUDT22 gene encoding uridine diphosphate glucose pyrophosphatase NUDT22 produces the protein MDPEVSLLLQCPPGGLPEEQVQVELSPAYDRRPLPGGDKAIAAAWESRLQAQPWLFDAPKFRLHSATLAPIGSPGPQLLLRLGLTSYRDFLGTNWASSAAWLRQQGATDWGDKQAYLADPLGVGAALATADNFLVFLRRSQRVAEAPGLVDVPGGHPEPQALCPGDSPLHTDLPGELVVHELFSSVLQEICDEVNLPLLTLSQPLLLGIARNETSAGRASAEFYVQCSLTSEQVREHYMSGGPEAHESTGIIFVETQSVRRLQETEMWAELCPSAKGAIFLYNRVQGSPA, from the exons ATGGATCCTGAGGTGTCCCTGCTGCTGCAGTGCCCCCCAGGGGGTCTGCCCGAGGAGCAGGTCCAGGTTGAGCTGAGCCCAGCCTACGACCGTCGCCCACTGCCAGGAGGGGACAAGGCCATCGCTGCCGCCTGGGAGAGTCGGCTCCAGGCCCAGCCGTGGCTCTTCGACGCCCCCAAGTTCCGCCTGCACTCTGCCACCCTGGCGCCCATTGGCTCCCCGGGGCCACAGCTGCTCCTGCGCCTGGGCCTGACTTCCTACCGAGACTTCCTGGGCACCAACTGGGCCAGCTCAGCTGCCTGGCTGCGGCAGCAGGGGGCCACCGACTGGGGTGACAAGCAAGCCTACCTGGCAGACCCGCTGGGGGTGGGCGCGGCACTGGCCACCGCTGACAACTTCCTAGTCTTCCTTCGCCGCTCTCAGAGGGTGGCCGAGGCACCTGGGCTGGTGGACGTGCCCGGTGGGCACCCTGAACCTCAG GCCCTGTGCCCTGGTGACAGCCCCCTGCACACGGACCTCCCTGGGGAGCTGGTGGTGCATGAGCTGTTCTCCAGCGTCCTCCAGGAGATCTGCGACGAG GTGAACCTGCCGCTGCTCACCCTGAGCCAGCCGCTGCTATTGGGCATTGCCCGCAACGAGACCAGCGCCGGCCGTGCCAGTGCCGAGTTCTACGTCCA GTGCAGCCTGACTTCTGAGCAGGTGAGGGAGCATTACATGAGTGGGGGACCTGAGGCCCACGAGTCCACGGGAATCATCTTTGTGGAGACACAG AGCGTGCGGAGGTTGCAGGAGACAGAAATGTGGGCTGAGCTCTGCCCCTCGGCCAAAGGCGCCATCTTCCTCTACAACCGGGTCCAGGGAAGTCCCGCCTGA
- the TRPT1 gene encoding tRNA 2'-phosphotransferase 1 gives MDASGGRRQEAGGPRGRKAHRPREQDRDVQLSKALSYALRHGALKLGLPMGADGFVPLGALLQLPQFRSFSAEDVQRVVATNAKQRFAQQPGDPSTGPLIRANQGHSLQVPKLELMPLETPQALPPMLVHGTFWQHWPSILLKGLSCRGRTHIHLATGLPGDPGVISGIRPNCEVAVFINGPLALADGIPFFRSANGVILTPGDADGFLLPKYFKEALQLRPTRKPLSLAGDEETECQSGPKHSSRGRRMTQQ, from the exons ATGGACGCCtctggaggaaggaggcaggaagcaggagggcCCAGGGGTAGAAAGGCTCACAGACCCCGGGAACAG GACCGAGACGTGCAGCTGTCCAAGGCTCTGTCCTATGCCCTGCGCCACGGGGCCCTGAAGCTGGGGCTTCCCATGGGGGCCG ACGGATTCGTGCCCCTGGGCGCCCTCCTGCAGCTGCCGCAGTTCCGCAGCTTCTCGGCTGAAGACGTGCAGCGTGTGGTGGCCACCAACGCGAAGCAGCGGTTCGCCCAGCAGCCGGGGGACCCCAGCACCGGCCCTCTCATCCGGGCCAACCAGGGTCACTCCCTGCAG GTACCTAAGTTGGAGCTGATGCCCCTGGAGACCCCGCAGGCCCTGCCCCCCATGCTCGTCCATGGCACGTTCTGGCAACACTGGCCATCCATCCTTCTCAAGGGCCTGTCCTGCCGGGGAAGGACGCACATCCACCTGGCCACCGGACTGCCTGGGGACCCTGGTGTCATCAGTG GCATACGGCCAAACTGTGAAGTGGCCGTGTTCATCAACGGGCCCCTGGCCCTGGCAG ATGGAATCCCCTTCTTCCGCTCTGCCAACGGGGTGATCCTGACTCCAGGGGACGCTGATGGCTTCTTGCTTCCCAAGTACTTCAAGGAGGCCCTGCAGCTGCGCCCGACCC GAAAgcccctctccttggctggtGATGAAGAGACAGAGTGTCAGAGTGGCCCCAAGCACAGctccagaggaagaagaatgacccaacaataa
- the PPP1R14B gene encoding protein phosphatase 1 regulatory subunit 14B yields MADSGPAGGAALAAPAPRPGGGGPGPRVYFQSPPGAAGEGPGGADDEGPVRRQGKVTVKYDRKELRKRLNLEEWILEQLTRLYDCQEEEIPELEIDVDELLDMESDDTRAARVKELLVDCYKPTEAFISGLLDKIRGMQKLSTPQKK; encoded by the exons ATGGCGGACAGCGGCCCCGCGGGGGGCGCGGCGTTGGCGGCCCCGGCCCCCCGGCCGGGCGGTGGCGGCCCCGGGCCCCGCGTCTACTTTCAGAGCCCCCCTGGGGCTGCAGGCGAGGGCCCGGGCGGCGCGGACGACGAGGGCCCAGTGAGGCGCCAAGGGAAGGTCACGGTCAAGTACGACCGCAAGGAGCTACGGAAGCGCCTCAACCTGGAGGAGTGGATCCTGGAGCAGCTCACTCGCCTCTACGACTGCCAG gaagAGGAGATCCCCGAGCTGGAGATCGACGTGGACGAGCTCCTGGACATGGAGAGTGACGATACCCGGGCTGCCAGGGTCAAG GAGCTGCTGGTTGACTGTTACAAACCCACTGAG gccTTCATCTCTGGCCTGCTGGACAAGATCCGGGGCATGCAGAAGCTGAGCACACCCCAGAAGAAGTAA
- the FERMT3 gene encoding fermitin family homolog 3: MAGMKTATGDYIDSSWELQVFVGEEEPQAQSVTLRVTGESHIGGVLLKIVEQINRKQDWSDYAIWWEQKKQWLLQTHWTLDKYGILADARLFFGPQHRPVVLRLPNRRALRLRASFSQPLFQAVAAICRLLSIRHPEELSLLRTLEKKEKKKKEKEPEEEVYDLTQVVLAGGVAPALFRGMPAHFSDSAQTEACYHMLSRPQPPPDPLLLQRLPRPSSLLDKTKLHSRWLDSSRCLMQQDVKAGDTLWLRFKYYSFFDLDPKADPVRLTQLYEQARWDLLLEEIDCTEEEMMVFAALQYHINKLSQSGEVGEPAGTDPGLDDLDAALNNLEVKLEGSAPTDMLDSLTTIPELKDNLRIFRPRKLTLKGYRQHWVVFKETTLSYYKSQEETPGDPVQQLNLKGCEVVPDVNVSGQKFCIKLLVPSPEGMSEVYLRCQDEQQYARWMAGCRLASKGRTMADSSYASEVQAILAFLSLQRAGGGGAGNQPQGPDASAEGLNPYGLVSPRFQRKFKAKQLTPRILEAHQNVAQLSLSEAQLRFLQAWQSLPDFGISYFTVRFKGSKKDEILGIANNRLIRIDLAVGDVVKTWRFSNMRQWNVNWDIRQVAIEFDEHINVAFSCMSASCRIVHEYIGGYIFLSTRERARGEELDEDLFLQLTGGHEAF; this comes from the exons ATGGCGGGGATGAAGACGGCCACCGGGGACTACATTGACTCGTCCTGGGAGCTGCAGGTGTTCGTAGGAGAGGAGGAACCCCAGGCCCAGTCGGTCACCCTCCGGGTCACCGGGGAGTCGCACATCGGCGGGGTGCTCCTGAAGATCGTGGAGCAGATCA ACCGCAAGCAGGACTGGTCAGACTACGCCATTTGGTGGGAACAGAAAAAGCAGTGGCTGCTGCAGACCCACTGGACGCTGGACAAGTACGGCATCCTGGCCGACGCCCGCCTCTTCTTCGGGCCCCAGCACCGGCCAGTGGTCCTGCGGCTGCCGAATCGTCGCGCCCTGCGCCTCCGAGCCAGCTTCTCCCAGCCCCTCTTCCAGGCCGTGGCCGCCATCTGCCGCCTCCTCA GTATCCGGCACCCTGAGGAGCTGTCTCTGCTCCGGACtctggagaagaaggagaagaaaaagaaggagaaggagccgGAGGAGGAGGTGTACGACCTGACCCAGGTCGTCCTGGCTGGGG GGGTGGCACCTGCGCTCTTCCGGGGCATGCCAGCCCACTTCTCAGACAGCGCCCAGACCGAGGCCTGCTACCACATGCTGAGCCGGCCGCAACCCCCGCCGGACCCCCTCCTGCTGCAGCGCCTGCCCCGGCCCAGCTCCCTCTTGGACAAGACCAAGCTCCACAGCAG GTGGCTGGACTCATCGCGGTGCCTCATGCAGCAGGACGTCAAGGCGGGGGACACGCTCTGGCTACGCTTTAAGTACTACAGCTTCTTCGACCTGGATCCCAAG GCAGACCCGGTGCGGCTGACCCAGCTGTACGAGCAGGCGCGGTGGGACCTGCTGCTGGAGGAGATCGACTGCACCGAGGAGGAGATGATGGTGTTCGCGGCCCTGCAG TACCACATCAACAAGCTGTCCCAGAGCGGGGAGGTGGGCGAACCGGCTGGCACGGACCCGGGCCTCGACGACCTGGACGCAGCCCTGAACAACCTGGAGGTGAAGCTGGAGGGGTCGGCACCCACGGACATGCTG GACAGCCTCACTACCATCCCAGAACTCAAGGACAATCTCCGGATCTTCCG GCCCCGGAAGCTGACCCTGAAGGGGTACCGCCAGCACTGGGTGGTGTTCAAGGAGACCACGCTGTCCTACTACAAGAGCCAGGAGGAGACGCCGGGAGACCCCGTTCAGCAGCTCAACCTCAAGG GCTGTGAGGTGGTCCCCGATGTCAACGTCTCAGGCCAGAAGTTCTGCATCAAGCTCCTGGTGCCCTCTCCTGAGGGCATGAGCGAGGTCTACCTGCGGTGCCAGGAC gagcAGCAGTACGCGCGCTGGATGGCCGGCTGCCGACTGGCCTCCAAGGGCCGCACCATGGCCGACAGCAGCTATGCCAGCGAGGTGCAGGCCATCCTGGCCTTCCTGAGCCTGCAGCGGGCCGGCGGAGGGGGTGCGGGCAACCAACCCCAGGGCCCCGACGCCTCCGCCGAGGGCCTCAACCCCTATGGCCTGGTCAGCCCCCGCTTCCAGCGAAAGTTCAAGGCCAAGCAG CTCACCCCGCGGATCCTGGAAGCCCACCAGAACGTGGCCCAGCTCTCACTGTCGGAGGCCCAGCTGCGCTTCCTGCAGGCCTGGCAGTCCCTGCCCGACTTCGGCATCTCCTATTTCACGGTCAG GTTCAAGGGCAGCAAGAAAGACGAGATCCTGGGCATCGCCAACAACCGACTGATCCGCATCGACTTAGCCGTGGGCGACGTGGTCAAGACCTGGCGCTTCAGCAACATGCGCCAGTGGAATGTCAACTGGGACATCCGGCAG GTGGCCATCGAGTTTGATGAGCATATCAACGTGGCTTTCAGCTGCATGTCCGCCAGCTGCCGCATCGTGCACGAGTATATCGGGGGCTACATTTTCCTGTCAACGCGGGAGCGGGCCCGCGGGGAGGAGCTGGACGAGGATCTCTTCCTGCAACTCACAGGGGGCCATGAGGCCTTCTGA
- the VEGFB gene encoding vascular endothelial growth factor B isoform X2: MSPLLRRLLLAALLQLAPAQAPVSQPDAAGHQKKVMSWIDVYARATCQPREVVVPLTVELMGTVAKQLVPSCVTVQRCGGCCPDDGLECVPTGQHQVRMQILMIRYPSSQLGEMSLEEHSQCECRPKKKESAVKPDSPRPLCPRCTQRRQRPDPRTCHCRCRRRSFLRCQGWGLELNPDTCRCQKLRR; the protein is encoded by the exons ATGAGCCCCCTGCTCCGCCGGCTGCTGCTCGCCGCGCTGCTGCAGCTGGCCCCCGCCCAG GCCCCAGTCTCTCAGCCTGATGCCGCTGGCCACCAGAAGAAAG TGATGTCATGGATAGATGTGTATGCTCGTGCCACCTGCCAGCCGCGGGAGGTGGTGGTGCCCCTGACTGTGGAGCTCATGGGCACTGTGGCCAAGCAACTGGTGCCCAGCTGCGTGACTGTGCAGCGCTGCGGCGGCTGCTGCCCTGACGACGGCCTGGAGTGCGTGCCCACTGGGCAGCACCAAGTCCGGATGCAG ATCCTCATGATCCGGTACCCGAGCAGCCAGCTGGGGGAGATGTCTCTGGAAGAACACAGCCAATGTGAATGCAG accaaaaaaaaaagagagtgctGTGAAGCCGGACAG tcccaggcccctctgcccACGCTGCACCCAGCGCCGCCAGCGCCCTGACCCCCGGACCTGTCACTGCCGCTGCCGACGCCGCAGCTTCCTCCGTTGCCAAGGGTGGGGCTTAGAGCTCAACCCAGACACCTGCAG GTGCCAGAAGCTGCGAAGGTGA
- the DNAJC4 gene encoding dnaJ homolog subfamily C member 4 isoform X2, translated as MLPLLPLRLCRPWPRSPPARLLATAARQRSGQSNYYELLGVHPGASAEEVKRAFFSKSKELHPDRDPGNPSLHCRFVELSEAYQVLSREQSRRSYDHQLRSATPPKSPGATAHPRSAHQAHSSWAPPNAQYWAQFHGGRPQGPELRQQQRKHNQRVLGYCLLIMLAGMGLHYAAFRKLEQVHRSFMDEKDRIITAIYNDTRARARANRARLQQEYRQRQQLQPPPGPPPGPGIAPPSTSP; from the exons atgctgcccctgctgcccctgcGCCTGTGCCGGCCGTGGCCCCGCAGCCCTCCCGCCCGGCTCCTCGCCACGGCCGCCCGGCAGCG GTCTGGCCAGAGTAACTACTATGAACTGTTGGGGGTGCACCCGGGTGCCAGCGCTGAAGAAGTTAAACGAGCTTTCTTCTCCAAGTCCAAAGAG ctgcacccTGACCGGGACCCCGGGAACCCATCCCTGCACTGCCGCTTTGTGGAGCTGAGCGAGGCATACCAGGTGCTCAGCCGCGAGCAGAGCCGCCGCAGCTACGACCACCAGCTCCGCTCAGCAACTCCCCCAAAGTCTCCAGGAGCCACAGCCCATCCCAGGTCTGCTCATCAAGCACACAG CTCCTGGGCACCCCCCAATGCACAATACTGGGCCCAATTTCATGGCGGGAGGCCTCAGGGACCAGAGTTGAGGCAGCAACAGCGGAAACACAACCAGCGCGTGCTGGGGTACTGCCTCCTGATCATGCTGGCAGGCATGGGCCTGCACTACGCTGCCTTCAG GAAGCTGGAGCAGGTGCACCGTAGCTTCATGGATGAAAAGGATCGGATCATCACGGCCATCTACAATGACACGCGGGCCCGGGCCAG GGCCAACAGAGCCAGGCTCCAGCAGGAGTACcggcagaggcagcagctgcagccGCCACCTGGGCCTCCCCCAGGCCCGGGGATCGCGCCCCCGAGCACCAGCCCCTGA
- the FKBP2 gene encoding peptidyl-prolyl cis-trans isomerase FKBP2 isoform X1, with protein MTRLRRGGGAAGVDSGGAARRDMRLSWVLTVLSICLSALATAAGAEGKRKLQIGVKKRVDHCPIKSRKGDVLRMHYTGKLEDGTEFDSSLPQNQPFVFSLGTGQVIKGWDQGLLGMCEGEKRKLVIPSELGYGERGAPPKIPGGATLVFEVELLKIERRSEL; from the exons ATGACGCGCCTGCGCAGAGGCGGCGGCGCGGCTGGGGTTGACTCCGGGGGCGCGGCGAGGAG AGACATGAGGCTGAGCTGGGTCCTGACAGTACTGTCCATCTGCCTGAGCGCCCTGGCCACGGCCGCAGGGGCCGAGGGCAAACGGAAGCTGCAGATCGGAGTGAAGAAGCGGGTAGACCACTGTCCTATCAAATCGCGCAAGGGGGACGTGCTGCGCATGCACTACACG GGAAAGCTGGAAGATGGGACGGAGTTTGACAGCAGCCTGCCCCAGAACCAGCCCTTTGTGTTCTCCCTGGGCACGGGCCAGGTCATCAAGGGCTGGGACCAGGGGCTGCTGGG GATGTGTGAGGGGGAAAAGCGGAAGCTGGTGATCCCGTCAGAGCTGG GGTACGGAGAGCGGGGAGCTCCCCCCAAGATTCCAG GCGGTGCAACCCTGGTGTTTGAAGTGGAGCTCCTCAAAATCGAGCGACGTTCAGAACTGTAG
- the FKBP2 gene encoding peptidyl-prolyl cis-trans isomerase FKBP2 isoform X3: protein MRLSWVLTVLSICLSALATAAGAEGKRKLQIGVKKRVDHCPIKSRKGDVLRMHYTGKLEDGTEFDSSLPQNQPFVFSLGTGQVIKGWDQGLLGMCEGEKRKLVIPSELGYGERGAPPKIPGGATLVFEVELLKIERRSEL from the exons ATGAGGCTGAGCTGGGTCCTGACAGTACTGTCCATCTGCCTGAGCGCCCTGGCCACGGCCGCAGGGGCCGAGGGCAAACGGAAGCTGCAGATCGGAGTGAAGAAGCGGGTAGACCACTGTCCTATCAAATCGCGCAAGGGGGACGTGCTGCGCATGCACTACACG GGAAAGCTGGAAGATGGGACGGAGTTTGACAGCAGCCTGCCCCAGAACCAGCCCTTTGTGTTCTCCCTGGGCACGGGCCAGGTCATCAAGGGCTGGGACCAGGGGCTGCTGGG GATGTGTGAGGGGGAAAAGCGGAAGCTGGTGATCCCGTCAGAGCTGG GGTACGGAGAGCGGGGAGCTCCCCCCAAGATTCCAG GCGGTGCAACCCTGGTGTTTGAAGTGGAGCTCCTCAAAATCGAGCGACGTTCAGAACTGTAG
- the FKBP2 gene encoding peptidyl-prolyl cis-trans isomerase FKBP2 isoform X2: protein MCGCLGAGPLQRPQRDMRLSWVLTVLSICLSALATAAGAEGKRKLQIGVKKRVDHCPIKSRKGDVLRMHYTGKLEDGTEFDSSLPQNQPFVFSLGTGQVIKGWDQGLLGMCEGEKRKLVIPSELGYGERGAPPKIPGGATLVFEVELLKIERRSEL from the exons ATGTGTGGGTGCCTCGGAGCCGGCCCCCTGCAGCGGCCGCAGAG AGACATGAGGCTGAGCTGGGTCCTGACAGTACTGTCCATCTGCCTGAGCGCCCTGGCCACGGCCGCAGGGGCCGAGGGCAAACGGAAGCTGCAGATCGGAGTGAAGAAGCGGGTAGACCACTGTCCTATCAAATCGCGCAAGGGGGACGTGCTGCGCATGCACTACACG GGAAAGCTGGAAGATGGGACGGAGTTTGACAGCAGCCTGCCCCAGAACCAGCCCTTTGTGTTCTCCCTGGGCACGGGCCAGGTCATCAAGGGCTGGGACCAGGGGCTGCTGGG GATGTGTGAGGGGGAAAAGCGGAAGCTGGTGATCCCGTCAGAGCTGG GGTACGGAGAGCGGGGAGCTCCCCCCAAGATTCCAG GCGGTGCAACCCTGGTGTTTGAAGTGGAGCTCCTCAAAATCGAGCGACGTTCAGAACTGTAG